Proteins from one Falco cherrug isolate bFalChe1 chromosome 7, bFalChe1.pri, whole genome shotgun sequence genomic window:
- the MRPL46 gene encoding 39S ribosomal protein L46, mitochondrial, which translates to MAAPVACPPRRRKARRERGAKVAARTAVHCGSRRSVMAAPAQRAAGWGRWLCTAAAPRPWRLFGAMCLLRLPRITQPLEKEEEEMAALMEQIELEKSHYSDHEIRKLKEEELLRRRKESTYDDDDDEAPGKTIIMAQDLEDKWEQKLLQFKAASRITDADKNNNRKSLNRKLDSNLMLLVKQKIGNQELWLLPQVEWQPGETLRSTAERAMATFLGDHIEAKVLGNAPYGIYKYKFPKAIRTENNVGAKVFFFKAFLQSTDLSQAELKGDYLWVTKDELGDYLKSEYLKKVNRFVLDF; encoded by the exons ATGGCGGCTCCCGTAGCCTGCCCGCCGAGGCGCCGCAAGGCACGGCGGGAGCGGGGAGCAAAGGTGGCGGCGCGCACCGCGGTGCATTGTGGGTCGCGCCGCAGCGTGATGGCGGCGCCCGCTCAGCGAGCGGCCGGTTGGGGTCGGTGGCTTTGTACCGCTGCGGCGCCGCGGCCGTGGCGCCTCTTCGGGGCGATGTGTCTGCTGCGGCTGCCCCGCATCACGCAGCCTCTcgagaaggaggaggaagagatggCGGCTCTCATGGAACAG ATAGAGCTGGAGAAAAGCCACTATTCAGATCATGAAATTCGCAAGCTGAAAGAGGAGGAACTGCttaggagaagaaaggaaagtacgtatgatgatgatgatgatgaagcaCCTGGCAAAACAATTATTATGGCTCAAGACTTGGAGGACAAGTGGGAACAGAAGTTACTGCAATTTAAAGCTGCTTCACGGATAACAG ATGCTGATAAAAACAACAATCGAAAGTCGTTGAACAGGAAGCTGGACAGTAACCTGATGCTTCTGGTGAAACAGAAAATTGGTAACCAGGAACTGTGGCTCCTGCCTCAAGTGGAATGGCAACCTGGAGAGACCCTGCGAAGCACAGCTGAGCGAGCCATGGCTACATTTTTGG GAGATCACATTGAAGCCAAAGTCCTGGGGAATGCACCATATGGGATTTACAAGTATAAATTCCCCAAGGCCATCAGGACTGAGAATAATGTGGGAGCCAAAGTATTCTTCTTCAAAGCCTTCCTCCAAAGCACTGATCTgtcccaggcagagctgaaggGAGATTACCTGTGGGTCACAAAGGATGAGCTGGGAGATTACTTGAAGTCAGAATACCTGAAAAAAGTCAATCGATTCGTTCTGGACTTCTAA